The window ACAGTTCCTGCGCGCCCAGGCCCGTGGCGTGCTGGCCTGCGACTTCCTCACAGTCGACACCGTCACACTGGCCCGGCTATACGTGCTGTTCTTCGTCGAGCTCGATCGCCGCCACGTCTGGCTCGCCGGCGTCACCGAACACCCCACCGCCACCTGGGTCACCCAGCAGGCCAGAAACCTCACCTACCAGCTCGGCGACGGCGGGCCGTACACGTTCCTGATCCGCGACCGGGACACCAAGTTCGTCGCCGGCTTCGACGACGTCTTCACCGACGAGAGCATCCGGATCCTCAAGACACCCGTCCAGGCACCACGCGCGAACGCCTTCGCCGAACGCTGGGTCCGCACCGTCCGCGCCGAATGCCTCGATTGGATCCTCATCTGGAACCGGCGCCACGCCGAACACATCCTGTCGATCTATGTCGAGCACTACAACACCGCACGACCCCACCGCGGCCTCGAGCTCGACATCCCCGATCGGCCAGCCTCAGTCGGCGATCCAAGCGGCTCGATCAGACGCATCGACCGCCTCGA of the Pseudofrankia saprophytica genome contains:
- a CDS encoding integrase core domain-containing protein produces the protein MLACDFLTVDTVTLARLYVLFFVELDRRHVWLAGVTEHPTATWVTQQARNLTYQLGDGGPYTFLIRDRDTKFVAGFDDVFTDESIRILKTPVQAPRANAFAERWVRTVRAECLDWILIWNRRHAEHILSIYVEHYNTARPHRGLELDIPDRPASVGDPSGSIRRIDRLDGLLHEYQRAA